From the genome of Gemmatimonadaceae bacterium, one region includes:
- the add gene encoding adenosine deaminase, with protein sequence MLTSDKLRRLPKAELHCHLDGSVRPATLIELGREYGVPLPCASADELRDYMLVDDAETLEDYLARFEVTISVLQTAEAIERVAYELGEDAAKDGVRYIEVRNAPILNSRKTLSTAEALEAQLRGLARAEADFGIVARSIVISIRQLSPMVSLELARLAVAYRDRGVVAFDLAGGELGFPAAAHAMAFAYARENNLAITVHAGEGDGAASVRQAVHTCCANRLGHATRLIEDPDLMQYVNDRRIGLEICLTSNVHTGVAASYEVHPLRAYFDRGMNVTLNTDNRLMSGTTLTDEYLYAAKYLDFTFDELCTLSLNGFESAFLPWEQRIVLLEQVSSELVALADRDQ encoded by the coding sequence ATGCTGACCTCCGATAAACTCCGCCGCCTTCCAAAAGCGGAGCTGCACTGCCATCTCGACGGATCGGTGCGACCGGCAACGCTGATCGAGCTTGGACGCGAATACGGTGTCCCACTGCCGTGCGCCAGTGCCGACGAGCTGCGCGATTACATGCTCGTCGACGACGCCGAGACGCTCGAAGACTACCTCGCGCGGTTCGAAGTCACGATCTCTGTTCTTCAGACGGCCGAGGCAATCGAGCGGGTGGCCTACGAGCTCGGTGAGGATGCCGCAAAAGACGGAGTACGATACATCGAGGTCCGCAACGCCCCGATTCTCAACTCGAGAAAAACGCTGTCCACGGCCGAAGCTCTGGAGGCACAGCTCCGTGGACTCGCGCGAGCGGAAGCGGATTTTGGAATCGTCGCGCGGTCGATCGTCATATCCATCAGGCAGCTTTCACCGATGGTGTCGCTCGAGCTGGCTCGCCTCGCCGTCGCCTATCGCGACCGCGGAGTTGTCGCGTTCGATCTGGCCGGCGGCGAGCTGGGATTTCCGGCCGCCGCGCACGCGATGGCCTTTGCGTATGCGCGGGAGAACAATCTCGCGATAACTGTGCACGCCGGCGAAGGAGACGGTGCCGCATCCGTTCGACAGGCGGTGCATACGTGCTGCGCCAACAGGCTGGGTCACGCGACACGCCTGATCGAAGACCCCGATCTCATGCAGTACGTAAATGACCGACGCATCGGGCTTGAGATCTGCCTGACGAGCAACGTGCATACAGGTGTTGCAGCATCTTATGAGGTGCACCCGTTACGGGCATATTTCGATCGCGGCATGAACGTGACGCTCAACACCGACAACAGACTGATGAGCGGAACAACCCTTACGGACGAGTACCTCTACGCCGCGAAGTATCTCGATTTCACGTTCGATGAGTTATGCACTCTTTCGCTGAACGGCTTCGAGAGCGCGTTTCTTCCCTGGGAACAACGGATCGTGCTGCTCGAGCAAGTCTCGAGTGAGCTTGTGGCGCTTGCCGACCGCGACCAATGA
- a CDS encoding purine-nucleoside phosphorylase, producing the protein MNGDFSVAGAKRTADAIRERIGAAEPEIAIILGSGLGGLADEIENAARVPFSDIPGFPEPTVLGHAGALVAGRLGGRAVIALAGRFHMYEGHPVSLAGFPVRVMHALGAKTLFVSNAAGAIRRDLVPGDLMIIEDHLNLTFANPLTGPVQEGEERFPDMSEPYDARLRAALRAAADKLGVALKEGVYACLPGPSFETRAEVRMLERLGADAVGMSTVPEVIVARANGMRVAGVSCITNAASGTSEFPVLHADVLDVTARSATTFQSLVRSFVTDLPRAK; encoded by the coding sequence ATGAACGGCGACTTCTCGGTCGCTGGCGCAAAACGAACTGCCGACGCGATCCGTGAGAGAATCGGCGCCGCCGAGCCGGAGATCGCGATCATTCTCGGGTCGGGGCTGGGCGGTCTGGCGGACGAGATCGAGAACGCCGCACGGGTCCCGTTTTCGGACATACCAGGGTTTCCCGAGCCGACCGTTCTGGGACACGCGGGTGCGCTCGTCGCCGGGCGTCTCGGCGGGCGGGCGGTGATTGCCCTCGCCGGTCGCTTCCACATGTACGAGGGACATCCGGTGTCGCTGGCCGGCTTTCCCGTGAGAGTGATGCACGCTCTCGGCGCGAAAACTCTCTTTGTGTCGAACGCGGCGGGCGCAATTCGCCGCGATCTCGTTCCCGGTGACCTGATGATCATTGAAGATCACCTCAATCTCACGTTCGCCAATCCGCTCACAGGCCCTGTCCAGGAGGGCGAGGAGCGGTTTCCGGACATGAGTGAGCCGTACGATGCCCGCCTGCGCGCGGCGCTGAGAGCAGCGGCCGACAAGCTTGGCGTCGCATTGAAGGAAGGGGTATACGCATGTCTGCCGGGGCCTTCCTTCGAGACACGCGCCGAGGTGCGCATGCTCGAGCGGCTTGGCGCTGACGCCGTGGGAATGTCGACGGTGCCCGAAGTGATTGTGGCACGCGCCAACGGGATGCGTGTGGCGGGCGTGAGCTGCATCACCAATGCTGCTTCGGGCACCAGCGAGTTTCCCGTGCTTCACGCGGACGTGCTCGACGTCACGGCGCGTTCGGCGACAACCTTTCAGTCGCTTGTCCGCTCGTTCGTCACCGATTTGCCGCGAGCGAAATGA